The proteins below come from a single Papaver somniferum cultivar HN1 chromosome 11, ASM357369v1, whole genome shotgun sequence genomic window:
- the LOC113324147 gene encoding paired amphipathic helix protein Sin3-like 4, with translation MKRPRAEDCLAYIKSVQKTSKFNEFLQVMKEFKSLPTYDSTNLVFVTASIKQVFHGHSDLILRFNMIFLPKRYAIEVDDYAEQNRVFKSTKRVQAEDSNKALLLHEADDYHAIEVDDCAEQNRVFKSTKRVEANKALLLHEGDDYHEDYKFFENVIRKEKFRNPDEYKKYLKCLYLYSKKIISEGELIDMVGDLLQYDGTAYPSTANKDRIQSDPQKDERETGFEASTSKRRKLDEPMIGRLSNCEIVNPSYQLSTERILTSGRTQLGVAVLNDSWVSADSTPEGDSSDTCHFKKNVYEKNLFKFEDDRCERDRQFELVKGTIECVEELLREIVDNTIDAESICIKDHFKVLQLGCIKRVYGESWLGVEDALLKDAVPVLHDILTQLQKKMKEVTSRLSVTYRTKMNAVYLKNFRKSLDYGGNSSGEQQDTTSSSSKDDDASTSTCPNLLAEPTTQAC, from the coding sequence atgaagagaccTAGAGCAGAAGATTGTCTTGCTTACATAAAATCAGTGCAGAAAACATCAAAGTTTAATGAATTCCTTCAAGTAATGAAAGAATTCAAGTCCTTGCCGACGTACGACTCCACCAATTTGGTCTTTGTAACAGCAAGTATTAAACAGGTATTTCATGGCCATTCCGACCTTATTCTGAGATTCAACATGATATTCTTGCCTAAAAGATATGCAATTGAAGTCGATGATTACGCCGAGCAGAATAGGGTATTCAAATCTACAAAAAGGGTTCAAGCAGAAGACTCCAATAAGGCGTTGTTGTTGCATGAAGCTGATGATTATCATGCAATTGAAGTCGATGATTGTGCCGAGCAGAATAGGGTATTCAAATCTACAAAAAGGGTTGAAGCTAATAAAGCGTTGTTGTTACATGAAGGTGATGATTATCATGAAGACTACAAATTCTTTGAGAATGTCATCAGGAAGGAGAAGTTTAGAAATCCTGATGAGTACAAGAAATACTTGAAGTGCCTGTATCTTTATAGCAAAAAGATAATTTCAGAAGGTGAATTGATAGATATGGTTGGTGATTTGCTGCAATATGATGGCACCGCCTATCCGAGTACAGCAAATAAGGATAGAATTCAATCAGACCCCCAGAAGGATGAAAGGGAGACAGGTTTTGAGGCTTCAACATCAAAAAGGAGGAAACTTGATGAACCCATGATTGGCCGTCTCTCAAACTGTGAAATTGTGAATCCAAGTTATCAGCTTTCTACTGAGAGGATTTTAACTAGCGGAAGGACACAACTTGGAGTTGCAGTATTGAATGATTCTTGGGTGTCTGCAGATAGTACTCCAGAAGGTGATAGTAGTGATACATGTcatttcaagaaaaatgtttatgAAAAGAACCTGTTTAAATTCGAAGATGACAGATGCGAACGCGATAGGCAATTTGAGTTGGTAAAAGGTACTATTGAGTGTGTGGAGGAATTGCTACGAGAGATCGTGGATAACACAATCGATGCGGAAAGTATATGTATCAAGGATCACTTTAAAGTGCTACAGCTTGGGTGCATCAAACGCGTGTACGGTGAATCCTGGCTGGGTGTGGAGGATGCATTACTGAAGGATGCAGTTCCTGTATTGCATGATATATTAACTCAATTGCAGAAAAAAATGAAGGAGGTGACGAGTCGTCTCTCAGTAACTTACAGAACGAAAATGAATGCAGTTTATTTGAAGAACTTTAGAAAATCTCTGGATTATGGTGGCAACTCCAGTGGCGAGCAGCAGGACACAACAAGTTCTAGTTCTAAAGACGATGATGCATCTACTTCTACTTGTCCAAATCTTTTAGCTGAGCCAACAACACAGGCTTGTTAA
- the LOC113321219 gene encoding peroxidase 29-like, translated as MVKDLQSSSLLRELQQEGICSKMLRLLRPVMMVMVLIIKPGMLVSVNEAHLSYGHYQTTCPNVEALVRDTLVPIFLTDATAPASFLRLLFHDCQVQGCDASILLNSERRNIGSEIISSKNFMIRNRESIGLIKSVVESECPGQVSCADIIALAAKESVAFTGGPQIQVPLGRKDSTSSSYKQADIWLPSPQVSVDGMLQIFRSKGMNLQESVAMLGAHTIGVGHCLNIVDRLYNPKHTNSNPASANDMLEKGYEALLKMQCPTRVPLTNLTFVPNDITPLTFDNQYYRDIIYGRGLFGIDSSISKDPRTSPVVKSFADDQNYFFQVFASAFVKLSSTNVLTGNSGQIRSHCSRLN; from the exons ATGGTCAAGGATTTGCAGAGTTCATCTCTACTTAGAGAACTACAACAAGAGGGAATTTGTTCAAAAATGTTGCGTCTTCTGCGACCTGTTATGATGGTAATGGTACTGATCATAAAACCAGGGATGCTAGTGTCTGTTAATGAAGCTCATCTCTCTTATGGACACTACCAGACTACATGTCCAAATGTTGAAGCCTTAGTCAGGGATACACTAGTACCCATTTTCTTGACTGATGCTACTGCTCCTGCATCTTTCTTAAGGCTCCTGTTTCATGACTGTCAAGTTCAG GGTTGTGATGCATCGATACTACTCAACTCTGAACGCAGAAACATTGGTTCAGAGATaatttcctcaaaaaatttcatgaTAAGAAACCGTGAATCAATTGGGTTGATAAAATCGGTTGTGGAATCAGAGTGTCCAGGGCAAGTCTCTTGTGCTGATATTATTGCTTTAGCTGCTAAGGAGTCGGTAGCCTTCACTGGAGGACCTCAAATTCAAGTTCCTCTTGGAAGGAAAGACTCAACAAGTTCAAGTTATAAACAAGCTGATATATGGCTACCTTCACCACAAGTGAGTGTAGATGGGATGCTTCAAATCTTTAGATCTAAAGGAATGAATCTTCAAGAATCTGTCGCCATGCTGG gAGCACATACAATAGGGGTTGGACATTGTCTGAACATTGTGGACAGATTATACAATCCCAAACACACCAACAGCAACCCTGCCTCTGCTAATGATATGCTGGAAAAAGGTTATGAAGCTCTATTGAAGATGCAATGCCCAACTAGAGTTCCTCTAACAAACCTTACATTTGTGCCTAATGATATAACTCCTCTAACCTTTGATAATCAGTACTACAGAGATATCATTTATGGCAGAGGTTTATTCGGTATCGACTCGAGCATCTCAAAGGATCCAAGAACATCACCGGTTGTTAAGTCGTTTGCTGATGATCAAAACTACTTTTTCCAAGTCTTTGCTTCTGCATTTGTGAAGCTCTCATCCACAAATGTACTTACAGGGAATTCAGGTCAGATTAGGAGTCATTGCAGTAGATTAAATTAA